The following proteins are encoded in a genomic region of Terriglobales bacterium:
- a CDS encoding GlsB/YeaQ/YmgE family stress response membrane protein: MDVLSILVIGLIAGWLAGKISRGRGFGLLGNLIVGVIGALLGGFLFRIVGFAAYGLVAQLLMAVVGSMALLFLIGLVRRTA, from the coding sequence ATGGATGTCCTTTCAATTCTCGTGATTGGCTTGATCGCCGGATGGCTGGCCGGAAAAATCAGTCGGGGGCGCGGCTTCGGGCTGTTGGGTAACCTGATCGTCGGAGTAATCGGTGCCTTGCTGGGAGGCTTTCTGTTCCGCATCGTGGGCTTCGCAGCTTACGGACTGGTCGCCCAATTGCTCATGGCGGTGGTCGGTTCCATGGCGCTGTTGTTCTTGATTGGCCTGGTTCGAAGAACGGCCTAG